The Vulpes vulpes isolate BD-2025 chromosome 1, VulVul3, whole genome shotgun sequence genome contains the following window.
GCACTTCCGGTCTGCCTGCTGCCGTGCCTCCGAGATGTTGGAGACCGAGCAACTcggtgagagggagagggtgaaacGAAGGAGTAGTCGGAGGGGTGACCCTTGACCTCTGACCTCTGGCCTTCCTCCCGTAGTGCTCCCTCCTCCAGATCCCCTGGATCTACCCCTTCGGCCCGTGGAGCTGGGATGCACAGGGCGCTGGGAGCTCCTGAATGTGCCTGGGGCTCCGGAGAGCACCGTGAGTGACTTTAGACCCTAACATTGAGCTTCAGATTTCCTCCACCCTCCTTAGTGTTGCACCCTAGCACAAGCTCATCCTTCTCTCTGGAGCCCTGTCATCTGGGCCTGCCTTCTGCTGGACAGACCCCAGCCCGGTGGACTGCCTGGGTCAGAGGTCTTGTGAAGACAGAGAAGGGAATGCTCCACATACCTTGGCTCTGAGAGCTGCTCTCTCACATGCGGTTTTCCCCTTTGGAGTCACCTGTCTCCAAGCACAGGGCATTGATGGCTAGCCTTCAATGAGGCCCTGACTCCTCCCTTTTCCTAAAACTGGTGTTTCTCAAATTTAAGTGTGCCTTGTGattagtgtatgtgtgtgtggggggggtttaaaaatacaaatttctaaaCCCAATCACAGAGATGGCGAAAGTATTGTATCGTAACTTATTAGTGATCATTGCTTCAGGTAAACCAGTAGCGGGTACTTTGCCCTGTAAAACGGTACAGTTTGGAAAATATTGCTTCTGCCTGACTCTCCTAGTCGGTCTGGAAAGTCTACCATTTCTCATTTAACACAAatcctatcattttcttttttgctttttccatacCTAATGCCCCTCATCTTGTCCTTCACCAGCTTCCCCATGGCCTCCCACCCTGTGCGCCAGATCTGCAGCAGGAAGCAGAGCAGTTGTTTTTGTCATCTCCAGCCTGGTTGCCTCTACATGGTGTGGAGCACTCCGTCCGGTGAGGGGTCTAGACTGGTGAGAGAGGCCCctgaaggaaactgagacaggagagaaagcagacctgaaaattgttttccttttctgcagaAAATGGCAGAGGAAGATGGATCCTTGGTCTCTCCTGGCCACACTGGGGGCCCCAGTGCCCTCTGACCTTCAGGCCCAAAGACACCCAAACACAGGCCAGATACTGGGCTACaaagaggtcagaggtcaggggCCACAGGAGGCAGGGTCGGGAAAGGGTCAAAGGCAAGCTCAGCCTCACTGAGATTGTGGTCCTTTGCCTCAGGTCCTGCTGGAGAATACAAACCTATCAGCTACAACCTCCTTGTCTCTTCGCCGGCCCCCAGGGCCCATCTCCCAGTCCCTTTGGGGGAATCCAACACAGTACCCTTTCTGGCCAGGTGACTTGTGGGAATGGGATGGTAGGAGAAAGTGCCCTCAGTCTCCTGGAAAGGGTTCCCCCTATCCCGTATCACCCCACCCCACGAATCCTATTTGTCTATCTTCTCCCCAGGTGGAATGGATGAGCCCACCATAACAGATCTGAGTACTcgggaggaggctgaggaggagaTAGACTTTGAGCAAGGTGAGGTGGCGCCAGGATGGACCCttgggagcagggctgggagtcTGGACCCCGAGGAAGAGGGAGCCCAGGCCCATCGTTGGGCTGCTGCTTAGCCCTTCTGTGTCTTTGAGAAAATTAGGAAAAGGCATCCTTGTCATTACAGTTTTTACTGTCACCTGCTAGAAAGTTGTACAGGCTGCTTGCAACTGTAAGTAGCCCCATTTGCAACATCTGTGCTGTGAAGGGCATCTTGTAGGTTTGGGTAACATATGACTTGTGTGTGACACTGTGTCATAGTGCTGATTCTGtgtctctgttctttcctttagATCTTCTTACGGTTCCACCTGGCTTCAAGAAAGGTGTGGACTTTGCACCAAAGGGTGAGTTTTAGTTTTGGGATGGGGTGCAGAAGTGGTGTTCTTCTTCTGTAGAACAAAGGTAGACATCACCAGGTATCCCTTTTTACCTTGTTCCTCAGATCACCCAACTCCAGCTCCTGGCTTGCTCAGCCTCAGTCATTTGCTGGAACCTCTGGATTTGGGTGGGGGTGATGAGGATGAGACTGAGGCAGTGGGACAGCCAGGAATTCCCAGAGGGGACACTGTTTCAGCCACCCCCTGCAGTGCTTCCCTGGCCCGAGCAAGCAGCTTGGAGGACCTAGTGTTGAAGGTTGGTGGTTCTGGGCAGTTGAAGCAGGAAAGAAGGGGCCTTACTGAGGTGCTAgggtgggatggggtggctgGCTTGGTTGTGTCTAAGAGGAAGACTGGAGTATCTTTTGGGAGGGGTAGTAATGAATAGCTCTCTGACTGTATTTCTGTCATCCCTGCCCCTGGCTTTTGCAGGAAACATCCACAGCTATATCTCCTCCAGAGCCCCCCAAACCTGTGCCTCAGGAGCAGTGGGCGATTCCTGTGGATGTCACCTCCCCTGTTGGTGATTTCTACCGCCTCATTCCCCAGCCAGCCTTCCAGGTAGGCTGCCCCAGTCCTCACATGTTCCCCTATCTCCTCTCCGCTGTTCTCTTCATCTCCTTTCCCCACCCAGGCCAGATGCCTTCTAGGTCAATCTTGGACCTCAGCTTGGCCTGGCCTTGCTCTGGTATCCCACAGCCACCTTGCATGCCTCAAGAGCTGGAGGCAGGAGTGCTCTTTTTCCCTTGTCCGTTCactatctatttctctctcccacagTGGTCGTTTGAGCCGGATGTGTTCCAGAAACAAGCCATTCTGCACTTGGAGCGGCATGACTCCGTCTTTGTCGCAGCTCACACATCTGCGGGGAAGACAGTTGTGGCCGAATATGCCATTGCCCTTGCGCAGAAACACATGACGCGGTACAGGTCCCCTCTGCCTTCACCAGCTGGTCCTGGGTCCTCCTGTACCCTTTCTGAGTGTCATCTCTTCCCCACCTCTTACCAGTCCTTCAGATGAGAGGTCTGGGGAGAAACTGAGATAGGGCCAGAAGTGAAGTGGGCAGGTGTGGCAGGGATAGTGGTTAGAAGAAGACCTGCATTAGCTTCGGAGGGGATCGGgctagaatttcttttctttttttatttaaactgagttttctttctttctttctttctttctttcttttctttctttctttctttctttctttctttctttctttctttctttcttctttctttctctttcttttcaaactgagttttttctttttttttcttgttttctttttttaaatattttatttgtttattcttgagagacacacacagagagaggcagatatataggcagagggagaagcaggctccccacaaggagcctgatgcgagactcgatcctggatcctggggtcacgccctgagccgaaggcagagacgctcaaccactgagccacccaggcgccccttgggTTAGAGTTTCTGTGGGATTGTGTCATGAAGGAGAATGTGAGGGCAgtttgggagggaggggggccaCCTGAGCTCTGGCATACCTCTGAGAGGGCTCAGGGCGGAAGAGGCGATGCTGcccaggaggctctgggggaACTGACCAGCTGACTTCATGCCCTCTTCCCAGGACCATCTACACATCACCCATCAAGGCCCTGAGCAACCAGAAGTTCCGAGACTTTCGAAACACATTTGGGGATGTGGGATTGCTCACTGGGGATGTACAGCTGCACCCAGAGGCCTCCTGTCTCATTATGACAACAGAGATCCTTCGGTGAGAGATAGGCACTCAACACGGGTGGATTTTTGGTCAGGAAGGTGAGGCTGCTCTGGACAGCATGTTGACTGAGAACAGGGTGGAGTTAGGAGCCACTGGGAAGTCAGCTTCTGGCCTCTTCTCCCCAGTTCCATGCTGTACAGTGGCTCAGATGTCATCCGGGACCTGGAGTGGGTCATCTTTGATGAGGTTCACTACATCAATGATGCTGAGGTGAGAGGCACGGGAGCCCCAGACTCCAGTAGTCCTCTCCTGTGGGCCTGGATCACATATCCCTAGTCCACACACCCTTGGGGACCTTACTGCCTTCTTTGCCCCCAAATGGAACCCTGTGCGCTTCCCTAGGGGCAGAAGAGCAGCCCCCTCTGAGCTGCTGGTGACtggtcttctctctctgtgcccagcGTGGGGTTGTGTGGGAGGAGGTGCTCATCATGCTCCCTGACCATGTCTCCATCATCCTACTGAGTGCTACCGTCCCCAACGCCCTCGAGTTCGCTGACTGGATCGGGTGAGATGCATGCCCTGGGACACATGGGTGAATGGGGCTGCGGCACTCCTTggttgggagtgggggtgaagACTACCACAGCAAGGAGAGTGGTCAGGTCTGTGGAATAGAGAGGAGGAAGTGGTGGGGCTGGAGTATATGTCTGACTCAGCGGCTGCCCGACCCCACTTGGGTCCAGGTCATTTTGTGTGTTGGGAGAAGAGATGATGGAACAGTTTTCCAGTCTGGCTCCCAGAAAAGTCTGGGTGAAGCTAGATGGGGAAGGTGGCGAAGATGTGGGGTCCTTCCTACACTGTTGCCTCTGACCTGCTGCCTTCTCCCCACACAGGCGGCTGAAACGTCGCCAGATCTATGTGATCAGCACTGTTGCCCGCCCCGTTCCCTTGGAGCATTATCTTTTCACGGGGAACAGCCCCAAGACCCAGGGGGAGCTCTTTCTGTTGCTGGACTCTCGAGGGGCCTTCCACACAAAGGGGTAAGCTGGAGATGGGGCAGAGTCAGGGCTGGGTCCACTGGGTGTGGCTGTGATCACTGACCCCCACTATGCTTCAGGTACTATGCAGCTGTGGAGGCCAAGAAGGAGCGGATGAGCAAACATGCCCAGACCTTTGGGGCAAAACAGCCCACACATCAGGGGGGACCTGCACAGGTGAGAACTGGCAGGCTTTGTACCTGCTACCATGTGTTTCAAGTCTATCCATTCTTCCCTCGTTCCCCAGGGGTTTGGACTTGAGCTTTGAGCACTGTCCGACTTGACACTGCTTTACCTCCCCTCACTTTGGCCCTGACTGGTTCAGGAACTCACCACTTCCCCCTTCGTGCCCCCTTCTCCAGGACCGAGGAGTGTACCTATCCCTTCTGGCCTCCCTTCGCACCCGCGCACAGCTGCCCGTAGTGGTGTTCACCTTCTCCCGGGGTCGCTGTGATGAGCAAGCGTCGGGCCTCACCTCTCTTGATCTCACCACGAGCTCAGAGAAGAGTGAGATTCACCTCTTCCTGCAACGCTGCCTTGCTCGCCTCCGGGGCTCTGACCGCCAGCTGCCCCAGGTGTGGATGGGGGTCTTGGGGACTGATGGGGAGAGAATTCTCCACCACCTTATTCCTGACCCTGGGTCTTGGCTCCTTGCAGGTCCTACACATGTCTGAGCTTTTGCACCGTGGCCTGGGTGTGCACCACAGCGGCATCCTGCCTATTCTTAAAGAGATCGTGGAGATGCTCTTCAGTCGAGGCCTGGTCAAGGTATCCACACTAGTAGAAGAGGAACTCTTTGGAGCACTCTTTGCTCTCTTTGGGGCTGCCcagagggtggaggggcaggtcTTTAGACAAGACAGCACAGTGGCTAAGAACTCGGGCTTTGGTCCAGATTGCCTGCATGTGAATCCTGGCTGCACTACTTACTCAccatgtgacctcaggcaaacTCCTTAACTTTCCTGAACTTTAGCTTTCCCATCTTAAAATGGGGATGTGCCAGATCAGCACAGGCAGTATTCAGAAGAGAAACCCCTCAAATTAGCAAGTGTCTGAAAAGTtattagtcatcagaaaaatgagaatttaaaatattcaaagagaaatgACTTTACAGCTACTAGACTGATAAAATTTAGGAAACCAGCCAATGCCAAGTGTTGCCAAAGACATCAGACACTATAGGATTATAGGAACCCTCATAAAGGTGTATAGCCAATCTGGAGTGGACCCTGGCATTTTGAGGTAAAAATAGGTCCAATATACCTTTGACCCtaaattccatttctggatatGTAGTGGAAACAAGTTTCCTGGTCTATGAGTGAAAATGTCCACTCTTCCTTTGTTGGCTCTAATTTTTTGGTAGGGTGCTGGTGACACCAAGGTGCTCTCACTGGGAAAGTGAGGAGGTAATTGCCCAGGATATGCCCCACAGTGCTCTGCAGCAGTGGGAAGCAATGAATTAGGTGTGACCATAGGAATGCGCATGGGTGTTGAAAACACTGGTGGAAAAGAACACGAGATGtgtcattgcttttattttatttattattattatttgagtatcgttgacacacaatgtttttCACTGGTTTTGGGTATACAACATTTGGTTTGTTTGTATAATAGACATAACGTTTATTTGGTATGCTGTGCTCACTACGAGTGTAACACTACCTGTTACCATAACATCATTATTATCGTGTCATTGAcggcattccttttttttttttagatttttatttattcatgagagacagagttgggggcggggaggggggacagagacacaggcagagggagaagcaggcttcctgcagggagcctgacgtgggacttgatcccgggtctccaggatcaggccctgggctgaaggctgttctaaactgctgagccacccgggctgcccaacagtaTTCCTTTTATGCCTGTGACTTATTCCGTTCCTGGAAGCCTGGATCTCCCCGTCCCCTTCCCCCAGTGCACCCATCCCCTAACTCCTTTATTCTCTGGCAACCAGCactttattctctgtatttataggtctgagtctgctctttgtgtgtttctttatTCGTTTTGTTCTTTagtttccacatatgagtgaatcatatggtgtttgtttttcttggtctgacttatttcacttagcatacatTCATTTAGCATACAAACCATCCCTGTTATTACAGATGGCAAGACCTCATCTGTTTTTATGGTTATGTAATATTCCACgcacataccacattttctttattcatgtgttgatagacacttgggttgcatccatatcttagctattataaacattgctgcaataaacatagggggcATACTTTTTTTTGGAgtcagtggggaggggtagagggggaaagagagtctttttgtttttttaagattttatttatttattggacagagtGGGAAAGCACAGCgagtggaggggcaaagggagaggaagaagcagacttcctgctgagcagggagcctgatgcagggcttcatcccaggaccctgggatcatgatccgagccaaaggcagacccttagttaactgagccacccagacagtcctgagaaagagactcttaagcaggctccatgcccagtgcagagcctgatgtggggctgacacagggctcagtctcataactctgagattgtgacctgagccaaaactgagttggacacttaaccaaccgagccactcaAGCGCCCTatcatgtctttttgttttttgtttttttaaagattttatttatttattcatgagagatacagagagagagagaagcagagacataggcagagggagaagcaagctctatgcagggagcctggtatgggactcgatccagggactccaggatcacactctgggccaaaggcaggcgctaaaccactgagccacccagggatcccctatcatgTCTTTTTGAATCAGGGCGTAACTAACTGCCTTGGACGTGGATTGTAAATTCATGCACTCAAAAGATAATCTGTGAAAATATATTGACACAAAAAGATACTCTAAATATATTGGGATGATTAATGGTGGGGGCATAGGAATGAGATATGGGGGTTACACAAAAGaagtagatgaatagataaaataaggaaaatgacaGCACTTGCACTCTAGATTTGCCAtgagagttatttatttatttaaaaaaattttaaaatttatttatgatagtcacacagagagagagagagaggcagagacataggcagagggagaagcaggctccatgcaccgggagcccgacgtgggactcgatcctgggtctccaggatcgcgccctgggccaaaggcaggcgccaaaccgctgcaccacccagggatccctgccatgAGAGTTAAATGAGATCCTGCAAGTTAACCGTCTGGGACCAAACCTGGTGGTCCCATGCCCAGGGCTGGGCATCTGTGTGCAGCCCCTTTGCTGAACCTCTCTTCCCCCATTCCAGGTCTTATTTGCCACAGAGACCTTTGCCATGGGTGTAAATATGCCTGCCCGAACGGTGGTGTTTGACTCCATGCGGAAGCACGACGGTTCTACCTTCCGGGATCTGCTCCCTGGAGAGTATGTGCAGATGGCAGGCCGTGCAGGCCGGAGGGGCCTGGATCCCACAGGCACTGTCATCCTGCTCTGCAAGGGCCGTGTGCCTGAGATGGCAGACCTGCACCGCATGATGATGGTGAGCCGGCCAAGGTGGTGGCATGAGGCTGAGCTGGGACATCACCAGCTCTGGGGACCTGCTGGATTCTCTCTTCCagccctcttccccctccttgcTTTCCACAGTTGATCCCTGAACAGTGTAGTGTTAGGGGCACCTACCTCCTGCACAGTCATatatccacatataacttttgacccCTGAAAAACTTAATAGCCTATACTGTTggccagaagccttaccaataacacaTGATTAATACCTACTTGTGTGTTATATATGTATTCTCTGTTTTATTCTTGCAATAAAGCTGGGgataagaaaatgttataaaggaaattatgagaaaaaatacaGGACTGTATGGCATTTATTGAAACAAAATCCATGTGTAAGTAGACCCACAAAGTTCAAACACATGGTGTTCAAGGGtcagccatttttttcttttgcctgggAGAAACCAAGGTCAGAGTGAGCAAATCTGAAGTTTAGACTGAATCTTACTTCCTTTAGTCTTTTGTCACCGTGAAGACAGAGCTAGGTAGAGTCTTTGAGGGCCTATCaagttttgttcctttatttcgcAGAGGTGGTGAGGAAGCAATTTGTCTAGGGTTTCATGGTTGCGGGGCAGGGACTGGATCTGCTGGGACTAGAACTGGT
Protein-coding sequences here:
- the SKIC2 gene encoding superkiller complex protein 2; its protein translation is MLETEQLVLPPPDPLDLPLRPVELGCTGRWELLNVPGAPESTLPHGLPPCAPDLQQEAEQLFLSSPAWLPLHGVEHSVRKWQRKMDPWSLLATLGAPVPSDLQAQRHPNTGQILGYKEVLLENTNLSATTSLSLRRPPGPISQSLWGNPTQYPFWPGGMDEPTITDLSTREEAEEEIDFEQDLLTVPPGFKKGVDFAPKDHPTPAPGLLSLSHLLEPLDLGGGDEDETEAVGQPGIPRGDTVSATPCSASLARASSLEDLVLKETSTAISPPEPPKPVPQEQWAIPVDVTSPVGDFYRLIPQPAFQWSFEPDVFQKQAILHLERHDSVFVAAHTSAGKTVVAEYAIALAQKHMTRTIYTSPIKALSNQKFRDFRNTFGDVGLLTGDVQLHPEASCLIMTTEILRSMLYSGSDVIRDLEWVIFDEVHYINDAERGVVWEEVLIMLPDHVSIILLSATVPNALEFADWIGRLKRRQIYVISTVARPVPLEHYLFTGNSPKTQGELFLLLDSRGAFHTKGYYAAVEAKKERMSKHAQTFGAKQPTHQGGPAQDRGVYLSLLASLRTRAQLPVVVFTFSRGRCDEQASGLTSLDLTTSSEKSEIHLFLQRCLARLRGSDRQLPQVLHMSELLHRGLGVHHSGILPILKEIVEMLFSRGLVKVLFATETFAMGVNMPARTVVFDSMRKHDGSTFRDLLPGEYVQMAGRAGRRGLDPTGTVILLCKGRVPEMADLHRMMMGKPSQLQSQFRLTYTMILNLLRVDALRVEDMMKRSFSEFPSRKDSKAHEQALAELTKRLGALEEPDMTGQLVDLSEYYGWGEELTETRSLIQRRIMESVNGLKSLSAGRVVVVKNQEYHNTLGVILQVSSNSASRVFTTLVLCDKPVSEDPQERAPAAPDVPYPDDLVGFKLFLPEGPCDHTVAKLQPGDVATITTKVLRVNGEKILEDFSKRQQPKFKKDPPIAAVTTAVQELLRLAQAYPAGPPTLDPVNDLQLKDVSVVEGGLRARKLEELIWGAQCVHSPRFSAQYMKLRERMQIQKEMERLRFLLSDQSLLLLPEYHQRVEVLRTLGYVDEAGTVKLAGRVACAMSSHELLLTELMFDNALSALRPEEIAALLSGLVCQSPGDPGEQLPSTLKQGVERVRAVAKRIGEVQVACGLNQTVEEFVGELNFGLVEVVYEWARGMPFSELAGLSGTPEGLVVRCIQRLAEMCRSLRGAARLVGEPVLGAKMETAATLLRRDIVFAASLYTQ